The genomic interval CGGGGAACTGGAGAACCGATAGTTCTTTGACAGCAGGGATATGTATTTCAAAGGGGGAATGCTTCGGGCGGGCCTGAGGGCCGGTGAATCGAGGCTTTAGGTCCCGGAAGGAATAGAGGAAAGGATCGGCTTCCCGGACAAAAGGGACCGCGAAGGAAAGGGTGATTCGAGATGGATTTTACAAGGAGTTGTGCAGAAGGTGCGGGATTGGAAAAAGTTCCTGAAGAAGAGATTCGGCGGCGTATCCAGGGTCTTCAGTCGATCCTGGATTCCAGGGATATGACGGGCGCCTTTTTCCTCCAAAACGTGGACATCTTTTACCTGACAGGGACCCTCCAGCGCTCCGTTCTTTACGTTCCCCGAGAAGGTGCTCCCCTCTTGATGGTCATAAAGAGCTACCAGCGGGCGCGGGAGGAATCCTCACTGGAGGACATCATTCCAATCCAAGGCCGCCGGGAAATCTGGAATATCCTGACTGACCACGGCCATCGCCGATTCGAGCACCTGGGCCTGGAGCTGGATGTTCTTCCAGCCGCTCAATATCTCTGGTTCAGTGGGAACCTGCCCGATACCCGTTTCTCGGACGTCTCCCCGGAGATCCGGAAACTTCGGATGATCAAGTCTCCTTACGAGGTGGAGCAGATCCGCCGGGCAACCAAAATCCTGGATAAAGGATACAGGGAAATCCGGGGGCTCCTTCGGGAAGGGATGACCGAATTGGAAATCGACGGGCACCTTGCTTTAATCGCCCGGCGGGAAGGCCACATGGGGATTCTCAGGATGCGGGGCTGGAATCAAGAGATGACTTATGCCCATGTGGTCTCGGGCGAAAGCGGAGCGGTCGTCTCCTTCGGAGATACTCCGGTGGGCGGGATGGGGACTACCCCCGCCATGGCCCAAGGGGCGGGATTCCGCAAAATTCGAAAAAACGAGCCCATCAGCGTTGACTTCGGGGTGGGAGTCAACGGATATCTCAGCGACCAAACCCGGACCCTGGTTCTGGGCGAACTCCCGGATGACCTCAGGAGGGCCCACGATTGCAGCAGGAAGATCCTTCACCTCCTGGCCCAAGAAGCAAAACCGGGCGTTCCCTGCCGGGAGTTGTATCATCTGGCCGAGGACCTTGCCGGAAGGGAAGGATTTGGGGATGTCTTTATGGGGTACGGGGAAGGGAAAGTGAAGTTTATCGGCCACGGATTCGGACTCGAGATCGACGAGTACCCGATCATCACCCCGTCCTTCCCTGATGTTCTCCAGGAGGGAATGGTCTTTGCCCTTGAACCCAAATTTATTTTCCCCGGCCGGGGCGTTGTCGGTATTGAAGACGATTACCTTGTCACCTCCTCGGGCTTGGAACGGCTTACCTTGACGGATCAGGACCTCATTACGATCCCTTAGACCGGGATTTGCACCGCCCCTTTTTGGTC from Deltaproteobacteria bacterium carries:
- a CDS encoding aminopeptidase P family protein — translated: MDFTRSCAEGAGLEKVPEEEIRRRIQGLQSILDSRDMTGAFFLQNVDIFYLTGTLQRSVLYVPREGAPLLMVIKSYQRAREESSLEDIIPIQGRREIWNILTDHGHRRFEHLGLELDVLPAAQYLWFSGNLPDTRFSDVSPEIRKLRMIKSPYEVEQIRRATKILDKGYREIRGLLREGMTELEIDGHLALIARREGHMGILRMRGWNQEMTYAHVVSGESGAVVSFGDTPVGGMGTTPAMAQGAGFRKIRKNEPISVDFGVGVNGYLSDQTRTLVLGELPDDLRRAHDCSRKILHLLAQEAKPGVPCRELYHLAEDLAGREGFGDVFMGYGEGKVKFIGHGFGLEIDEYPIITPSFPDVLQEGMVFALEPKFIFPGRGVVGIEDDYLVTSSGLERLTLTDQDLITIP